In the genome of Neodiprion fabricii isolate iyNeoFabr1 chromosome 4, iyNeoFabr1.1, whole genome shotgun sequence, the window TTTCCATACTGCTTGTCTCGATACTGGTTCTGCTTGTTTCTGCGTCATTCCTTTCATTTATAGATGACATATCTACGTCTTTAGGTAAAATAACCATCATATTTTTACCTAAGTTTTTACCATTATTTCCCTTATCTTTATCAACAAACCCTGTATTAACTTTATCTGTACATGAGGGTCTAGCTTTTACTTGAAGAAAGTCCGTATGCTGTGTGATAACTACTGAATTCTCAATACCCTCTTTGCTACCATCTGTAAGCGTTACGTTATTTGTTGGACTTGTGACATATTGAGTATTCTCAAGATTCGGTGTATTAGCAAGAGTATTACTTTCCACAGAGGTTTTCGTTGCTTCTATGCTGTTTGTCACAGATTCTCTTTCATTGACCttattgctgttttttttattactttccaATGTTCTACTATATGTTTTAACAGGGATCAAAGGTTTTAATTTAGTTTGGAAATTTGTCTGTAATAGGTTTGATGGTGGATTACTACTCTTCCGAGTTACTGTAAGAGGCTTAGAATCAGCTAATGACCTTACAGCAGCTGTTGGTTTGTCAACACGTTCAACAATCTTTTTGATAACCATGTTACTTTGATTAGACCCATTTGTTTTACATTCACCGAGTCCTGAGATGCTCAAAGAAATGTTTGAGTTTTCTGTACTTGGCATAATGGACATAGATTCGGTACGATATTGATCCTTGTGTGATGCAGAATTCCGTAGCTCAATTACAGTACTCGATGAAGTCTTTTTCTTGGTGTCATTTGAATAAGGATAATTTTCTGCTCGTACCATGACAATTTTTTGCTTGGGAGGAGGCTGACTCAGGTTTCTAACATCTTTATGCATGTTTTTGATGTTGTTTAGGCCATTTTGTTTGTCAACGTGTATCAAAAAAACTTGTGAACTTGATGCTATAGGTGGACGCTTGTGATTATCTGGGTGTCTCAATATCATTGATTTCTGTTCAGGATTTGGATTCGCCAAACACTGTGATTGGTTGGTTGCTTCTTTGAATTTTATCGAAGAGACGTTTGCTATCGAAAAACGCTTAGATGGTTGCTGTACATGGCCGTGCGTGGATGCCATTTGAGGTGAAACCCGTCCATTGCTTTCAACTTTGATTCTGTCCATAGGTTTAAGGATGGAAACAGCTGTGGAACTATTTTCTAGCTTACCAAACATGCTGTGCTTCTTCAGCATTATGGTTTTTCCCTTAATCCCATCACATTTTTGGGGAAAAAGCTTCACTTCTATTTCTCCGAGATCCCGCCCATCCGGAGATTTGAGCTTAAGTTTTTGAAGCTTAGTAGTGAGACTCATCTCCTTATTTGGCACAAATTTCATGTTATTTGCATATGGCAACATAGACAAGGAACATTTTGCCCCAGGTATACGTTCTACTCGGGTTGAATTTGACTGTTCTATGTCAGTTGACAATGGTCCATGGATCTGaatagaaatgtttttttttcccaactgAACTGTCAGGTTTTCATGCGTCCGAGGCCGTTTCGGTGGTGAAGGACATGTATTATCCATTCGTGATCTATTGTATTGATAACATAAAACAGATTAGCGTTATTGATAATGTAGGTTAGATACCTAATTCTAAATACTGTTGATATTCGacacttttcattttatcggAAAGAAAACATACGTTTTGTGCCAGTCAAGCCTTTTTAATACAAaacgtaattgaaaattaaccTATGATTTGTGTCTAGTTGCTCAGTGATTTTTTGAACAcgaaataagaatattaatgGATAAATACGTGCGTTTGATCAGTGTAAGATTATATAGGTTTATAACATACGCCTTCAAAAATCGAACCACATGTAACTGGCTATCCGTTGATCAAGCGTAAGCACTTGAAAAAACAGAACCAATATTTGCAGGAATCACCGTTTTGCAGATGGAAACATAGCACTATAGAAGACGGGAGATCCCTGAAGTTTCAACAGCGTGCGAGCGCTACATTAGCAAATGGTTGGCACGCGCAACTACAATTATTACGCATAAACATTggacattaaaaaaaaaaaaaccatttttttatacaagacTACCAAGTCACGTGGTCACAGGGCACAATATTACATCGCAATTTTTCCTTAACTGGGTAACACTTACTTTAACACAATTATGGTATCAAGCTCATGCTAGTAAAACCAAACTGCGTGCGGGGAAACACTCGGAAATGACCTTCCATTCCAGGTATTTTGCCAGGTGTCATCGTGCATAGACTATGCACGATCCACTCGAAAATTGTAGTCCACACCCCCTCTAGACTAAAGTCGATGAGATTTTTGTCCAGTTCAGTCATGAATGTAGGCGATGAAACTGCATTGCAAAACTTTTCCTCGAACATCTATGCTTCAAGAAAGagtcataaaaaatttacgatcCCTAAAAATGTGGTAGGACTTTATTCTATGTGCTTTATTCTCATTTCTCAATAAATCTTCATTTAAGAGTTTATGACTACTATACAGTTCCGGAAGTTTCCAGTCAGCTAAGCGGAGTTTTCATGAACACGACAAGCAGCGTCCCGGCATTCCACGGCGTAGCAATGTAGTAGGAAGTTCGTAGTATGAGCGCTAGAGTACGCTTCCCACAGATCCGCATGCCCGTTTCGACAATTCTGCGCATgtctgtaaaatataaaaattacatttgaCGTTCATTGCATTTGAGGCGTTTAGCAGTGTGTAGCTAATTAcgaaatgattgtaaatttgTGAATTTCATATTCTAACATTTAGTCTATTCGTTTTAGGCCATCGAGCTTGTACACGTGGAGGTAGCTTCCCAATGCTCGCATGCGTGGCTGGGTAAAGCCCCCATGTGTGCGTTATGTATGTAAGCAGTGGTTTAAGCTCGACGGCTTAGGCGAACAGCGTAAGTTGAAACTATAATAGGTAGAATGGTTTGTTGAGTATTGTTTGAGTATTGTATTTCGCAGATGTAGTCAATGACCCTGGTTCAGCGGCGAGGCCAATAGGAAATTACGATCTCAGGACGGCGCTTCAGGATTGGGCTAATTGTAAGACAAGAGGAATTAACCTTCAGTTACGggaatttatacgtatacggcTAATCGTTTCTGACTTCTTACTCACTGGAGTCACTGGACATATCTATTTCGGCAAACTCTGGTTGCAAATTGTCCAAACCGAAGCTGTCCGGTGTTATTTATAGAATATCGCTTCGTGAATACGCGACTTATGTAATTATACGCGTTTCTGCAGTCAACGCTATACGACATATTGTAAGGATTCTCAAATgcattttcatattattaaacataaaaaaaaatttccagcttccaaatttcaaaatgatcAATAACCGCGCGCTGTGAAAAAGTTCTAAATTTACTGACAATAAGTGGGCAatgtattgaaaaagaaaatcatttttgtgtTGCATTACACCTTATattttgatgataaaaaacaCACCTCTCAGAGTTATACTATAAACTGCTGACAGTACCGTAATTGCATTGTTTAATGTATCAGTTTACgcttgttaatttttttattgcgatTTCACGCACTATTCACTTACTACATTACGTGAACCGTTTTGCGAGAAATCGATTCATGTATGGATAATTAAGGCATAGATAAGAAGTATTTTGTTAGTGAGAAACGTACTGTGCTATCGGGATGAAAACGCCCTATAGAcagcacattttttttcgccagtacaattttgaaattcgccTAAATCAATTCGAGATACTCAACAGCGATGGAGTGTTTCATCTTAggatttacttttttctttattgtgTGACGTTTGCCTAGGCTGTGATAATCACGGCATGTACACTCAACAAATTTCTCGGGGTCATTGATTCGTTTCAGTTATTTGGCAAtaagataatgataatatatatatatatatatatatatatatatatatatatatacatatcagttgtatcttttattcttttttcttacgtGTAGCTtcaattttagaaagaaaTACATCTGCGTTACATATGTAcagtataatttatacaatatgtaaatattcttTGGTTGGATTGAAAATTCTACAAGACGAATTGATGTCCTCTATTGTGCCGTGTTATGTTTATTGTAAGGAACATTAAATAGCACTAAATCCAATTGACACCCGTCATCTTGTCGGTCGAGATGAATTTTCAGACTAGTTCTGCTAATAGcagtaataaaaagaaaaacagtaCAAGTTTATAGAGCATGGAGActataataaattttccaaacaaaCCTCATGTGGTTTCGAGGTaatggtttttcttttcttctcatgTGGGATAAGACTGGAAAGACTCCAAAAATTCTTTATCGGTGTAACGGATTTTTAGTTCCCGTTCAACTTATCCTTTGACATACTTTTATTGTTAATCATCAATATTTATCGTCTAATGTTCAACAAAGTCAACAGTTCAAATAATCGCcccaaaataattttattcgtataAAGACATGCATAGATAGAATTATCGTAAACTAAatcattgtttcaaaaaattgctaCATTTGTAATTTGACTAGTTGGTCTTTTTATAGCAGGGAAATTTCCCAATGCTTGTAGCGTGCAGGCCGCATGCCGTTATTGTTTGCTAGCATTGAAAATCAGAGCGAGAAATAGAGATAGAATTAATCGGCAACCTGTAGTGCCACGTACAGAGACACTTGGCCGCAGTTCGTACTGGTGGCCAATAACAAGGAGTGTAACCATCGCAGTTCGCGAGACAATTCATAAACAATAATCAGGCGATTCGACGTCAGCCAGTCTTGATTGACTTGTTGTTGGAAGATGATTTTTTCCTGcataaaaaagtatttatgAGTCTTACGGCAATAAATGAGTTTTTATAGAATTCTTAATGTTAAGTAAGATTAATAtccatatatattatacaagaCGTTCAGTGAGCTACGGAATCACCCAAATACCACGATTATTTAATCGTTCTCCGATTGATATAATGGAATCACCTCGAATCCtcttaatcaattaattaattatatcccAATTAAATTTATCTTGCTTGAATTATTGACTTGATTTAACAATTACTGTAACTGAAACacatttgaaattcaagtattGCAAATGTATCTGAATTATAACTGAATTGTTCaattaacaaattaatttattatcctGTTGATATAGGATGGAATTAAATTAAGTCCATAATGTATGATAATTACGCAATTCTTAGCATGCAGTGAAACCTGATCGGATAGACTCCAACGAAGTAAGCCGATTTCATACTTAGATTGTATTATATTCAAGTCTAGAGGAATTACCTGTAGTAAATAAGGTTTTCAGATTAAATTATAGTATATTTAATACactaataaataataagattaaaaaacatttgaaaattatgagtATCTTTTCTTCGAGAAATGACGTAATAGAGTGATTCTTACTTGCGAAACGAAGTCCTGCGTTACTTACCGAAAAATTGGCACAGCAAAATTGCTCGGCCTGACAAGATTCGGCGGATGCCGAGCTGCCAGACCCAGTCACGAGCAGAATGGTATTCGAGCAATTTCCGCTGTTGTATATTTtgacgtgaaagaaaaatcgaaaatattctataatgagcaaaaattaaatttgatcgGTGTATAGCATATACATTCAATCTCCTCTAGTTTTGCATTAAACATAATCGTAAAGTATAGCTTACTCTAATTAGGCGAAGAATATGGATGCAAAATACTTTTCGTCGACTTGTCCATGTGTACATGGCAATTCGATACACTcgatgtatacctatgtatggtatgagttaataaaaataaaaacatttttccagtGATAAGCCTATGAGCGtgatcataaaaaaaatgtgtaccaattagcaaaaattaaaaccgTAAGTCGTGCATCGCGCCGTTCTACTTATAGCGTCTAGCTCCCGCGTTTTTTTAACCGTAAATTGCTTTTTTAATTGTGCACTTCGAGACTCCCCGACATAAGTTAAGGCCACGCatttataattgtaaaaataattcgtgTACACGCATCGCTACAATAAAAGACGCAACAGAAACGGCGTGATAACGCATCAGAACGAGAAAGGCACGTGCTCGCATCACGTTCACGGCTTCTACACTTGGAGCTATCATTAATGCTGTAAATGGAGTTCATATAATAACTACCGAATAAATCAAATGACCCAAAACTGACCGCGGGCGTCTAGAGATGAATAAAGTCGAGGGACGGAAAATCAGGCGATACGACGCGTCGTGTTTCTTGCGCAACATATGCGTTACAAGTCCAGCATCGCGGTATCGCGCCAGCAGATAACGACATGCTCAATGCATTATCAGTTTACAGTCTTAGGCTGAGCCAAGGGTTGCGGCGATACGAATCGGAGCGGGGATCGTCAAAAAGATTAGGTATTTTCGTGTGAGAAAGGGGCATTGCATCGTTCAAAACATATATCTCTTGTGTAATTCAGTTCGCAGTCAGAATTGAGCTCGTTCCCGAATACTTGGTAGATGAGAATGTTCACCCGGgattggcaaaattttttatagctATTTCATTCTCATCTGGTTGGCCATGACTTACAGTAATATTATGCTGAaccagttttaatttttttttttttttcttattatcgCCAGACATCCACTAATTTTAActgtgtaattataatttctgACAATTTCTCTAACCTTTCAATTCCGTCGTCTTACGGCTCGAATCCCTGCAGCGTTAAATAGCGTCAGGTATAAGAATTCGGTcgagaaaatgtgaaaatatactcttgtatgttaaaaaaaaaaatctctctaCGTATCCACAAAGCATTTTTTATGTTTGCGATTTCAGATGTCGTTCTCCTATCAGTATTTTACGTTATTTCAGAAGCGACATACATGATCAAAAAGATTACACGGGAGAGGAATTTTACGTAAcgtcaataaatttttttctgctgcTTTTATTGAAGGAGGGGGGCAGACTTTATATGATCCAGTCGGGCTATAATATAGCTTGTAAGTATGTACGTACAACAATTTACCGGAATATTCCATTCATACATATACCAAGTTTGTAAGTTTACGATGTATGCAATAAAAACTTGCGGACAACTTATCTCTTCtattagttgaaaaaaattctggaaactCCTCACTATctcatattatatttattatcaaatgGTGGCACTTTCACTTACGCCGCGTTCCTCGTTTACCTAGAAAGTTTGTTTACCGAGCTGATTCATTGGCTCGAGATAATGATGTTGGCAACTGTAATTGTGTCTAAGGTGTAGTGCATCgatgtatatacacattacacacatatatatatatacatatataattgaGTACAATTATAATCGATCGAAACAAGATATGAAAAATGTCATGATAATGCACTTTCTACATATGAATGCAGTATTGGAATTGTCAATGAATGAAATTACCCGGGATTGCGTGCATTGCAAAATTATAATCCTCGACTAGGCGAGATAACCGGCCTTGAGTGAGTGTAGTGAGTGGCTGGTGCAGCTCATTAAGTAACAACAGAGTCTTTTTATCGATCCATTGTACAAACGATTGACTACATGCAGTTTAAGAAAACGTCGTTGTTATCACGAGACAAAAGTTTTCTCGTCTGGCTGCGATACCGCATTCGAGATCCCCGCTCTCGCGTCTAACGAGGGTAAAACGTAATATCGGAATTCCCCGCAAGTATGTGTGAGTTGTACATTACACACAATGCATTCGTATCAGTGCGCCGTTGGCGCTTATGCCAACCATCTAGCGCCACGCAGTCAGAAAGGTCTTCTAGATCGCATCAGGTTTTGTATGTGATAATGCGAAAAAGCCAGCGACAATTATCACCGCGTTTTCTGACCAAATGTATGTCGGATCCAGAATTCGTGCCTGTGTCTATTGATGCTAATCCGAATCAGTTTCCCTGctgaaaatgaaactgtcaaatttttgacgaacgttaatttttatagcaacgaaaaaatatcagtAGAGGAAACTAAAAACCTCCCCACCTGCAATTAATGATTTTagtcttgaataaaaatactgtaaagatgatttattcattgaaatttctaCTGCTAATTCTTGCAGTCACGGAGTTTCTACGGAGACAAGAGAGAGACTTTGAAAAAGCTATACgataaagaaattgtttttttttttcaacagttgtAAACATCCTTAGCCTAGTGGCGTCAGTTTTCTGACGTGAATGCATTTCCTGGATGTTGGAATAGTTATGGCTGAGAATTGTTTAgggggtaaaaataaaagaaaaaaaaaaaaagtaaataaaagcGAACTACAGATAAAAACGTGGTGTGAATTTTCATTGGTAGCGCAATCGTCTCTCATGTCTGCGTAGGTCGTCGCGGTTTTCACCCAAGGGTCATCCTGACGAGGAGGTTATCGCCTCACGGAAAAAGGGGAGATTTTTGTACGAAGACACAGAGATTTGTACAAGAGCGCACGCCGCTGGATACGCAGTCGATTCAGAGGAGTCGATCTGTGCCCAACTGAGGTAAAAAGTGACATTATAAGAGAATGATTATAGTAAACAGTCATTCAGGGTAAAACATTAAACAGGCACACTGAGAAAACTGGAATACAAGTTGGTCGAGCGACTGTCGTagattcgaataaaattcattaataatatagaacgaaaatatttttctcaaaagtcTCAATTCGCTCGCGGCAAGTAGATTAAATCAAGTGGAATCGATATGAAGGAACAGTTCAAAATCAAGCCCGCGGGGTTCGAAGTGAATAGAAATATAATAAAGGAGAAAAGTCacatgatttcaaaaatctggtttatattatttttcgctgGAACAACAATAATAAGCCTTGGTCTGGCGGTTGTTTTTTGGGGCACCAGCGCGTTCGAGAACGCGATAATTTCGCAATTGGAACTTAAAAATGGCACGCAGACTTTCGAGTGGTGGGAACGGCCGCCGGTACACCCGGTGCTGAAGGTGAGAATATTCAATTACACGAACGTGGAAGCGTGCAAGGCCGGAAACGCGTCTAAGCTTCTCGTCGAGGAGGTCGGACCGTACATTTACAGGGAAATAATAACCAGAGTAAACGTCCGGTTCAACGAAAATGGCACCGTGACTTATCAGGAGAATGTAACCCACGAATGGATCGGGGGGCGACCCGATAGTGAAATAGTCAGAGTTCCGAATCTGCTGCTTATTATGGCCGTTCAAAAAGTGAAAGACATGAACTACGTAACGCAATTTGCTGCCACGGCGTTTCTAAGTATACTGGAAGTCGAGCCCTTCAAGCTGCTCACCGTGAAAGAATACCTTTGGGGATACACCGACAACTTGCTCGAAACAGCGCAGAATATTCCAATGGACACCGAGGTGGTCGACAAGATCGGGATGTTGATGAAAGTAAGTATAGACTGGATTCCGGCGGTGCGTTGCAACCTCGCTTAACACGACGATTATTCAACCGCTCACTCGattatacaattattgtaTCTTGCAGAGGTCCGGACTCTCCAAGGATCGCATCACCGTCCACACCGGAAACGGCGACATCGACAAACTCGGTTTATATGAGGAATTGAACGGCCTGAAGAGTCTGAAAGTCTGGGGTGGCGAGGAGTGCGATAAGATTCAAGGTACAGACGGCAGCATGTTTCCCCCGAATATCATTCGGGACCGTAATGCCCCGTTGGAAATTTACACCCGAGATATATGCAGGAAAGTCTCACTCACGTACCACAGCACCAATACCTCCTTTGGGATACCGTCTCTGAGGTAAGAACCACCGATTAGGTGCTTTGGTCCCATGCTGTAACCGATAACCGATAGTGAGTCCCAAACACACAGACATAGCCGCATTCGTGGAGTAAGGCATTACCACATTTATCGTGACACGTACGATAAGCGTGGGAGTATGCATATacttggttttatttattcgaatatTTTGACCCGATTCGACGCAGGTACAAGCCGGCCAAAGACGTCTTCACGGCATCCAGCACAAAGAACTCCTGTTTCTGCGAGAAGACTGTCCAGGGTTCGAAAGGGACGATCCAGTCATGCCCGCCGGCGGGAGTTCTCAACGTATCAGCCTGCCAATTCGGCGCGCCATTGTTAATATCGTTTCCCCATTTTTATCGTGGAGAAAAAATCCTATTGAAGAATGTCGATGGTCTGAAACCTAACGCCGAGCTGCACGAAACTTATCTCGACGTACATCCGGTGAGTGGAATAATTGCTGCATCAGCGCTTGCATTCATTACCGATTATTTTGATGAAGgtagatttttgaaatctgagaTTAAGGCAAACAAAGTTTCGATGTTTGTAAAGCTTGTATCTAATCTTTATTCGCTGATCCGTGAATCGTACGAGTGCTGTCGCAACGAGGCAATAATTTGAATGACCGTGAACGAACCGTGACACAACCCAAGATCTGATGGCTGGTCTCAATGATTCATATCATGGTTTAGTCTATGTCCAATGGAAATTCATGGACGCGTACAAATGGTCCGGAATGTTCGGATTCCATCGCGTCTCTGACTAGCGGCTCAAGGGAACAGAGATTGACAGCTTTTTCTTGTCCATCGCGAAATTCTGCCGCTAAACGCAACGCACACTGAATGACTTTGGTGTACCGCGAATAATTATCGATCACATCGTCGCGAGTGACGCGCAATATAATCGATAAGCCGATTTCATGTGAGgttgagaaatatttatagGACCCTTGAGCGATGCGCGTCTAGTCGGCAAAATTGCAATTCCGACAGCCTCGTGTTTTCCgctaaaattaaaaaacgaagTTAAATACTTATGCAAGATTTGCTCTCGAAACAACAACCACGCGATAATTAGCACGCGTATGGCATGATCGAGATGCGCTTCAAATTGGCTAATCATTGACCTCTACCGGATCTGGTATTATTACGGTCGTGTAGTTACGGAGGACTGTCATGACTCGGCGATATCGACCGGAAGCCGTATTGGCGATGGAATAACTTGTTTTGcaagaaaaatcataattcgCAACAAGACCCAGATCATGGCATTTCAATTTCCGAACGCAATATGTCAATTACCGAAGTCACGCGAGGGCTTTTTTTGCCTCTTATTTCATCAGCACGCGTACGAGACGGACGTTTGatagaaatattattacaacgTCGAGAAAGACATCACGATTATACCAAAAAGGGGAAAAACGAAATGCACGATCGGTCAGCCGATTAGTACCTCGGGCTTTTTTAACCGCGTGACTTCGTACATGCCTCGCAAAAATTCCTCTCGTCCACGAAGTTAGGTCTCGCTTTTTGtcaaaatacgaaaataaatcCATATTCTGACACGACgattttcttctcctcttcgCAGCGTCTCGGAACACCGATTGGCGGATGGTCGCGAATGCAAGTTAATCTCCAGGTGACCGTAGTCCCCACGGTTCCCGTGCTGGATTTACTGAAGGATGGAATGATCCTACCGATGTTCTGGTTCGAGATAGGGATCGACTCGATACCGGAAGTGGTTTTGAGCCTGCTAAAACAAGCCTACTTCACCGCGAGCACTGTCGAGACTACATTCAAATGGGGCAGCTTGGTGTGCACGTTTCTATCGATGTGCGCATTGGCGTTCGTTACGAAGAAGTACAGTTTGTCTATTCAACTTAGGCGCAGTGCTACGTTACAAAGACTTACGTAATGTTCTAAACGAGTTTCGAGCCGGAAGCATTAGTGGCGAAAATGATAGCCCAACAAGAAGAGCGATACGGCGAAATGTTTTTAGCTTGGCACTGAAAATTACAACTACCCGTAATCCTCGTAACCTTAACGCGATCTTAACGGTCATTCTGCGCCTAAACTGACCAGTTAATCTATACGTCGAGGGAAAGTGACTCAAGTGGCGGACGACCGTAACATCGTTCGAGATCGACCCTTGAGGCGGATGGTTTTCTTTACGTCGGATTCGTTTCACCGCTCAAGAACTTTTCGAAGCGGTCGATTTTCCAGGATGAAATTGGACTTTTGCGAATACAtttggaaaaaggaaaataagaTTCGGGGAACGATAGATTTCGGCTGATAAGATAAGCGTTGAATTGAGATTGAGTGTGGACAGCTAATTTTATCACACcgaaaagtgaatttt includes:
- the LOC124180249 gene encoding uncharacterized protein LOC124180249 isoform X1; amino-acid sequence: MFPSAKRSRMDNTCPSPPKRPRTHENLTVQLGKKNISIQIHGPLSTDIEQSNSTRVERIPGAKCSLSMLPYANNMKFVPNKEMSLTTKLQKLKLKSPDGRDLGEIEVKLFPQKCDGIKGKTIMLKKHSMFGKLENSSTAVSILKPMDRIKVESNGRVSPQMASTHGHVQQPSKRFSIANVSSIKFKEATNQSQCLANPNPEQKSMILRHPDNHKRPPIASSSQVFLIHVDKQNGLNNIKNMHKDVRNLSQPPPKQKIVMVRAENYPYSNDTKKKTSSSTVIELRNSASHKDQYRTESMSIMPSTENSNISLSISGLGECKTNGSNQSNMVIKKIVERVDKPTAAVRSLADSKPLTVTRKSSNPPSNLLQTNFQTKLKPLIPVKTYSRTLESNKKNSNKVNERESVTNSIEATKTSVESNTLANTPNLENTQYVTSPTNNVTLTDGSKEGIENSVVITQHTDFLQVKARPSCTDKVNTGFVDKDKGNNGKNLGKNMMVILPKDVDMSSINERNDAETSRTSIETSSMEIDRNTNATRNAVTIEETALNQSFDVESPNQSVVLNGISSMSATTSPKRQDLDIIEKALSTLPDQVLREKALKALADCGIGLKRDVPVPPTVSVSDSETQTTVFSLLEPKTFLEYNENLPTLKRLEVNQISDTILQLQHENRLLSGCTQQWTNNACVNTQTNVLPEDILDFCDDFLEEPTSSVHQIQKVLSKPDIKISKIVEQLQKDFQAATTFDNQGMMGIHRAVLSENITEVRRQLIVLKAVKQSVDVLTECGKTSLELAVEHDIEPVIVEILLKAGAKPAFSMKLHESALIMACKMSSTVLPQLISHVDSPSLLDNMDSEGFAPLHYCAQLGNVNAVKQLISAGANINLRDAKSGRTAIFHALDHQYIPLAWYLIENRASTTITNFAGQSPAGLVDEHKHNTLAEKLNQEIS
- the LOC124180249 gene encoding uncharacterized protein LOC124180249 isoform X2; the protein is MDNTCPSPPKRPRTHENLTVQLGKKNISIQIHGPLSTDIEQSNSTRVERIPGAKCSLSMLPYANNMKFVPNKEMSLTTKLQKLKLKSPDGRDLGEIEVKLFPQKCDGIKGKTIMLKKHSMFGKLENSSTAVSILKPMDRIKVESNGRVSPQMASTHGHVQQPSKRFSIANVSSIKFKEATNQSQCLANPNPEQKSMILRHPDNHKRPPIASSSQVFLIHVDKQNGLNNIKNMHKDVRNLSQPPPKQKIVMVRAENYPYSNDTKKKTSSSTVIELRNSASHKDQYRTESMSIMPSTENSNISLSISGLGECKTNGSNQSNMVIKKIVERVDKPTAAVRSLADSKPLTVTRKSSNPPSNLLQTNFQTKLKPLIPVKTYSRTLESNKKNSNKVNERESVTNSIEATKTSVESNTLANTPNLENTQYVTSPTNNVTLTDGSKEGIENSVVITQHTDFLQVKARPSCTDKVNTGFVDKDKGNNGKNLGKNMMVILPKDVDMSSINERNDAETSRTSIETSSMEIDRNTNATRNAVTIEETALNQSFDVESPNQSVVLNGISSMSATTSPKRQDLDIIEKALSTLPDQVLREKALKALADCGIGLKRDVPVPPTVSVSDSETQTTVFSLLEPKTFLEYNENLPTLKRLEVNQISDTILQLQHENRLLSGCTQQWTNNACVNTQTNVLPEDILDFCDDFLEEPTSSVHQIQKVLSKPDIKISKIVEQLQKDFQAATTFDNQGMMGIHRAVLSENITEVRRQLIVLKAVKQSVDVLTECGKTSLELAVEHDIEPVIVEILLKAGAKPAFSMKLHESALIMACKMSSTVLPQLISHVDSPSLLDNMDSEGFAPLHYCAQLGNVNAVKQLISAGANINLRDAKSGRTAIFHALDHQYIPLAWYLIENRASTTITNFAGQSPAGLVDEHKHNTLAEKLNQEIS
- the LOC124180252 gene encoding lysosome membrane protein 2-like, producing MKEQFKIKPAGFEVNRNIIKEKSHMISKIWFILFFAGTTIISLGLAVVFWGTSAFENAIISQLELKNGTQTFEWWERPPVHPVLKVRIFNYTNVEACKAGNASKLLVEEVGPYIYREIITRVNVRFNENGTVTYQENVTHEWIGGRPDSEIVRVPNLLLIMAVQKVKDMNYVTQFAATAFLSILEVEPFKLLTVKEYLWGYTDNLLETAQNIPMDTEVVDKIGMLMKRSGLSKDRITVHTGNGDIDKLGLYEELNGLKSLKVWGGEECDKIQGTDGSMFPPNIIRDRNAPLEIYTRDICRKVSLTYHSTNTSFGIPSLRYKPAKDVFTASSTKNSCFCEKTVQGSKGTIQSCPPAGVLNVSACQFGAPLLISFPHFYRGEKILLKNVDGLKPNAELHETYLDVHPRLGTPIGGWSRMQVNLQVTVVPTVPVLDLLKDGMILPMFWFEIGIDSIPEVVLSLLKQAYFTASTVETTFKWGSLVCTFLSMCALAFVTKKYSLSIQLRRSATLQRLT